GGAAGGATGCTATACAAGTTTGATAATCGGAGGAGATAGTGGGTTCAAGAAATGGGTTTTGGTGGGCTATATAACTTGGTGGGCCTCCAATTGCCCAGGAGCTTTGTTTATTGGCTTATGACTAGGGTAGACCCCTTAAGCGAGGTATTCTCAGCCCCGGATGGATTAGAAATACCCATGTCCAAAACACAAGTTCGTTGGATTTTTGGAATTCCGCATGGTAAGAAGGTTATCCCAACGTCTGGATCTTCGGCTGATGAAGACATGAAAACCCTCGTGGAGGATTTACTATCTAAATACGGGCAGATATGGGAGAGTAATCACCCTAATAGTGCTCGTCCTGCTATTATCACTGACGGTATTCCAGTTAATCCAAGGTTCCTTAAAAGACTTGAGGGTTATTGGGAAGAGAACGAGGAGGAGGAATTTAAGACGATGTTTCTGATTGCTACATTACAAATGGTCTTATGTCCAACACAATGTGCAAGGTTAAGTTCGGGGTTATTATATGTGTGCACACTTGGCAAGAAGGCTCGGGAATATGACTGGTGCAAGCTTGTGTATGATTTTTTTATGGAAAAGGTGAAAGTTTTCTGTAGGGATTTCTATACATTTGGTTGGGTCAAAGGAATAGGGGGATGCAGCCTGTATTTAGTGGTGAGATTAACAACATTGCAACAAAATTGTAGTTGATTTGTGTGTTATATATAAGTTTAATTTGATCTATGTTTGCAGATATTTTATCTCGGTCGACTAAAAAGAAGACCAGTGCAATGGGGTTTGTGCCCAAGGTCAAAGGCATGGAATATGGAGGAGATAAAAAAAGCCAAGTCTGCAGACCGATTTCCTGGAGCAACAGGAGACTACGGATACATTGGGGTAAGTGTAGAAATtgtattaagtctaataagtactccctccgttcctttaAGTTGTATCCGTTTTCTTTTtaagcgtttctttttgttgtatcgtttctatttttggacatacattttatcctaaaatacccttacatttctatctaattaccaaaatacctaaagattctaccatattcccacctaaatttccccacccctattatttaattattttcccttccccatatacccactctctcacctcctttatcacccatcattatcactcatctctcttaccttatttctttattattttttctcaattcttttttattataatctcttacatacaatcatttttcttacacccaatcattacacttataccaatacaaactaagattccaattttcttaaaaaccccccACTTTCCGAAATGGATACAACTtaaaggaacggagggagtaataggtAATAGTTATGTTTTTTTGTCAATTATGTGgctatataatagagatacgtACAAAATGGGTAACTACTTTATTGCATTAATTATAAGTTATATTTAAAAGGTACGGAGTACGTCCTAACCAATTGCATAGTATGTACAATACACGGTACTGCCACAATAATACTTCGTAGTATGTACAACATAAAATGTAAAtatgtatattatatatattgtgTAGTCTATTATATATTTCCTGTAATCCGAGTAATGTGTTGTACAAAATCTTACATTTCTAATGTGTAGTGAGTTTAGATCATTTTATATGTAATGTAGTAATGTAATGTAGTTCTTTTGTATGTAGTGTATTGATGTTGCGTATGGTGATAACCAACATCCAAAGGCTCCTAGAGTCCTAGGGACATCGACCCTCTTAGTGATGAAGAGGTAAATACAAGTTATCATTCTAATGTCTAGTTGTAATTGACCTTTTATTGAGTAGTATTTGATTGACGATTGTCTTTACAGATGACACATGTTCCTAAAAAGGGTAAGGACAGAGTCAAAGTAAAACCGAGGAAGGAAGCAGCATTGTGGAAGGGAAACAAACTGAGGAATGAATCAAGGGCCTTTGCCTTTGGAGGCTTCTTCCGACCTTGCCTCTGTTTAGTTAAAATAGTTAATAActtaatactacctccgtttcataacaCTTGCATCATTTATGTTTTCATGTATTACAACATGTTTCTTAGACATTAATATATCTTgcatataagtaaaaattatgaaaaacttgatatttggaatcctcgAATTGGTATGAATTTAACAATATTTCActtgactatatttttttttcttacataatGGTGAAAAAAGATAATcaaagtttgtttttttggtaattaaGCTGTAGCAAATATATTCAAAACCTAAACAGTATTTTTACCCCCTAAGTTCAAGTTATGTTTCCAAACCTTATAAGAAGGACCAGAAACTAACAaccataaaataaaacatcTCGGATAGGAACCTGTATAAACAATTACAACAACTAATTACGAAAAAGAGACTCAAACCAAGCTCTATACTTGTCTTCTGGGTCATAACTCATAAGACTAAGAATCCTATACTTAATGTCCTCTTTAATGTGCTTTATAAGTATATCTTGTATCAAAATTTTGTGGTTTCACATAATGTCATTTCTGGCATTTCACACATGGTAAATAATAACTTGCACTCCAGGTAGGCAGACCCCGTTCACGAACTTATTCCCACTCTATTTCCTTCTGGCCTATTTAATTACTTACTTCTAACTTTTGAATAATGCCCAAATGACGACCGATGTAATATTAcgaaatggaggtagtataaATCTTTATGAAACttgtactccgtatttgatCGAGTTTGTAACATAAAAGTGTGATAATATTTGGTTCGAATCGATTTGTGAGCGGTCGATGTTCAAATACTTGTGCTCTCAGCCGCTTATTTGAGAATACACTTACCCCCCTCTTCTCCCcccctcttctctctctccaCCACTTCACACAGTTGTCACCGCCCTCATCGGCTCCAGAAGAATCAACCACCAGATCTAAAACCCTTTTTGTGGTGGTTGCAGCCCGTAAACCCCGACTCACCACCTTCTCCTCCGTCGTTGGTAACTGAAAACATCAAGGCCCCAATTACCAGCCACCATGGATGGTGGATTTGTTGCTTCTTGAAAAGTCAAAATCGGTGGTGATTCAATTGGCAGACTATGGAAGGGAATCTAGGTAAGTATGGAAGGAAAAACTGGAAGTTTGAAGTTTAAATTAGGCATTTACAAATtctagttttattaattttgattcATTTTTGTAGATTTTTTTTCGATACTTGTTAATAGTCTTGATAACTTTGATATgctctttttctcttttgttgGATTCTTTGATTCGTTTAATTTTTCTGCAAATTTATCATCtgcaaattaattcattattgTGCAATATGCTGCTTTAAGTTTCTTTTAATTGTATAGAAGAGACATGGGAGCGTTTTACTATATTAAGAAAGTTAACTATTCTGGGTACGCTGTGACCTGAACGGAGATAACCCGGTATCTGGATCGGTTAGTTGATTAGGAGTTTTAAACTGGCTATTCATGTTTTTATGATGCAGGTGATGGATTATTTGATGCATCTCAATATGAATTTTTCGGCAATAATATTGTGGAAGAAGTGGAGTTGGGAGGGCTTGATGATGAGGAAATTATACCTGTAGGTGGAATTGAAGACGATTATCAACTCGACCAAGAAGAGGTGTATATCTTTAATTGCATATGGGAATTTGATTGAAAttggtgtttttttttgctTGTATATGTATAACCTCTTGTTTAGGTTCTATTGTTTCTATTCTCCTGTAGAATGCATGCTAGCCAATTTAATTATTcgcattttttgtcaaaatggtTGAACTTCCAATTTCGGATATCCTAAAGTACTTGTCAAATTTGTTTCCTTAGTTTTATCAAGACCCGTCTCTTAAAAAAGGAACATCATACTATATTTTATTGATGATTGGCTATTCTAGAAGTGAATTACGTCGATATTGTCAAAGATAAATTGGGCTGAAAAATGATGACATCCCCTTTCTGGATAAGTCTTCAAATTTATATATGTGTCCAAGGTTCAAGGGATCTAGAAAGTCATTCGAGTGGAGATCAAAGGTCAATTTTTCTGTAGCAAATGCTTTGGTCTTTTTGGATGTTTACTGGAAaacataggtgataaatataATGTAGTTAAAATATGAGTTCAGTTTCTTTTTAGATAAAGAAGATGCAACCTCTATT
This sequence is a window from Spinacia oleracea cultivar Varoflay chromosome 1, BTI_SOV_V1, whole genome shotgun sequence. Protein-coding genes within it:
- the LOC110805475 gene encoding uncharacterized protein isoform X2 — encoded protein: MEGCYTSLIIGGDSGFKKWVLVGYITWWAGSSADEDMKTLVEDLLSKYGQIWESNHPNSARPAIITDGIPVNPRFLKRLEGYWEENEEEEFKTMFLIATLQMVLCPTQCARLSSGLLYVCTLGKKAREYDWCKLVYDFFMEKVKVFCRDFYTFGWVKGIGGCSLYLVIFYLGRLKRRPVQWGLCPRSKAWNMEEIKKAKSADRFPGATGDYGYIGCIDVAYGDNQHPKAPRVLGTSTLLVMKR
- the LOC110805475 gene encoding uncharacterized protein isoform X1, whose translation is MGFGGLYNLVGLQLPRSFVYWLMTRVDPLSEVFSAPDGLEIPMSKTQVRWIFGIPHGKKVIPTSGSSADEDMKTLVEDLLSKYGQIWESNHPNSARPAIITDGIPVNPRFLKRLEGYWEENEEEEFKTMFLIATLQMVLCPTQCARLSSGLLYVCTLGKKAREYDWCKLVYDFFMEKVKVFCRDFYTFGWVKGIGGCSLYLVIFYLGRLKRRPVQWGLCPRSKAWNMEEIKKAKSADRFPGATGDYGYIGCIDVAYGDNQHPKAPRVLGTSTLLVMKR